A stretch of Lutra lutra chromosome 9, mLutLut1.2, whole genome shotgun sequence DNA encodes these proteins:
- the GEMIN6 gene encoding gem-associated protein 6, translated as MNEWMRKGPLEWQDYTYKEVKVTASGKEYKGWVLTTDPVSANIVLVNFLEDGSMSVTGIMGHAVQNVETVNEGDHRVREKLMHLFTSGDCKAYSHEDLEKRRNSVKKWLEKNHIPITEQGDSQRTLCVAGVLTIDPPYGPENCSSSNEIILSRVQDLIQGHLAACQ; from the exons ATGAACGAATGGATGAGGAAAGGCCCCTTAGAATGGCAAGATTACACGTACAAAGAAGTCAAAGTGACAGCCAGTGGGAAGGAGTATAAAGGATGGGTTTTAACCACAGACCCAGTTTCTGCCAA TATTGTCCTTGTGAACTTCCTGGAAGACGGCAGCATGTCTGTGACTGGAATTATGGGCCATGCTGTGCAGAACGTTGAAACTGTGAACGAAGGGGACCACAGAGTCAGAGAGAAGCTGATGCATTTGTTCACATCCGGAGACTGCAAGGCCTACAGCCATGAAGatctggagaagagaaggaatagCGTAAAGAAATGGCTCGAGAAGAACCACATCCCCATCACAGAACAGGGAGATTCACAAAGGACTCTGTGTGTGGCTGGGGTTCTGACTATAGACCCGCCCTATGGTCCAGAAAATTGCAGCAGTTCTAATGAGATTATTCTGTCCCGTGTTCAGGATCTTATTCAAGGACATCTTGCAGCTTGCCAGTGA